In Populus nigra chromosome 1, ddPopNigr1.1, whole genome shotgun sequence, one genomic interval encodes:
- the LOC133701009 gene encoding serine/threonine-protein kinase WAG1-like — MDIEETQLHRCPSDTDLDFSFTSTATDRTFASSSARSSLTLSFNDGLSTTTMTTTSSLHHRKCDQHWSAIKTATSLSTDGRLHLRHLKLLRHLGTGNLGRVFLCQLRDFNNANFALKVMDKDSLTKKKLSQVQMEGEILSMLDHPFLPTLYAHLEVSHYSCLLIDYCPNGDLHSLLRKQPANRLPVQAVKFFAAEVLVALEYLHSLGVVYRDLKPENILLREDGHLMLSDFDLCFKADVVPTFDRRVHRKRMAGSMRRGGDCFGTFSRRGVVEEEVVEEEFVAEPTEALSRSCVGTHEYLAPELLSGNGHGNGVDWWAFGVLVYELLYGTTPFKGGNKESTLRNIASSKHVNFHVMAGEGKGMEEAKDLIEKLLVKDPRQRLGCTKGATDIKRHPFFDGIKWPLIRNYKPPEVRGLVAKKGKSHSSGHVLGGASSPRRKCWWRLWKKGGGGLGNLLRNKGSSPRYYLLNNNQHYNGNYHHYKVRKCA; from the coding sequence ATGGATATTGAAGAAACCCAGCTTCATCGCTGCCCATCTGATACCGATCTTGATTTCAGCTTCACCTCCACTGCCACTGACCGCACTTTCGCCTCCTCAAGTGCACGTTCTAGTCTAACTCTCAGCTTCAACGACGGCCTTTCCACCACCACAATGACAACAACAAGCTCTCTCCACCACCGAAAATGTGATCAGCATTGGTCAGCTATAAAAACAGCCACCAGCCTCTCAACAGATGGCAGACTCCACCTCCGCCACCTCAAACTCCTCCGTCATCTTGGTACCGGAAATCTTGGCCGGGTCTTTCTCTGCCAACTTAGAGACTTCAACAATGCAAACTTTGCTTTGAAAGTTATGGATAAAGATTCTTTAACCAAGAAAAAACTATCTCAAGTTCAGATGGAAGGTGAGATTCTCTCCATGCTAGACCACCCTTTCTTGCCTACACTCTATGCCCATCTTGAAGTCTCTCATTACAGCTGCCTTTTGATTGATTATTGCCCGAATGGAGACCTTCACTCTCTGCTACGTAAACAGCCTGCTAACCGGTTACCGGTTCAGGCTGTTAAGTTCTTCGCTGCTGAGGTCTTGGTAGCTTTGGAGTATTTGCATTCCCTAGGTGTTGTTTACCGGGATCTAAAGCCGGAGAACATATTATTACGTGAAGATGGTCATCTAATGTTGTCTGACTTCGATTTGTGCTTCAAAGCTGATGTTGTCCCCACTTTTGATAGAAGGGTCCACAGAAAAAGAATGGCGGGGTCCATGAGAAGAGGGGGTGATTGTTTTGGTACGTTTAGCCGGAGGGGAGTAGTGGAGGAGGAAGTGGTGGAGGAGGAGTTTGTGGCGGAGCCCACGGAAGCTTTGTCGAGATCATGTGTTGGGACCCATGAGTACTTGGCTCCTGAGTTGTTGTCTGGAAATGGTCATGGTAATGGAGTGGATTGGTGGGCTTTTGGGGTTTTGGTCTATGAATTATTGTATGGAACGACACCGTTTAAGGGAGGGAATAAAGAGAGCACCTTGCGCAATATAGCATCGAGTAAGCACGTGAACTTCCATGTGATGGCAGGGGAAGGTAAAGGAATGGAAGAGGCTAAGGATCTGATCGAGAAGTTGTTAGTCAAGGATCCAAGGCAGAGGCTAGGGTGCACCAAGGGTGCCACAGATATTAAAAGACACCCTTTTTTTGATGGGATCAAGTGGCCTTTGATAAGGAACTATAAGCCACCTGAGGTTCGGGGGCTTGTGGCAAAAAAAGGGAAGAGCCACTCAAGTGGTCACGTACTAGGGGGTGCTTCATCCCCTAGGAGGAAGTGTTGGTGGAGGCTGTGGAAGAAGGGTGGCGGCGGTCTTGGCAACTTGTTGAGAAATAAGGGATCAAGTCCAAGATATTATCTTTTGAATAACAACCAACATTACAATGGTAATTATCATCATTATAAGGTTAGGAAATGTGCTTAG
- the LOC133676842 gene encoding leucine-rich repeat receptor-like serine/threonine-protein kinase At1g17230 codes for MGQATVEASIWEHLQIGPGPKQSRKICLSQSGQFPAHLCSLNTLKLLYFCENYIFGEVSREIGNWTSLEELVIYSNNLTGTIPASIRTIPLEFQNLTNLEELQLFSNYLEGHIPFLIGYNSNLSVLDLSDNNIVVNIPSYLCKYEKLMFLSLGSNRLSGNIPFSLKTCKSLKQLMLGGNLRIRSLPVDLYQLQNLSSLDINQNRFSGSLPPGVGKLGNLKRLHLSDNYFTRKIPPEIGNLTQLVAFNISSNWLSGDIPRDLGNCMGLQRLDLSRNQFTGSVPEEIGKLVNVEIQKLSDNRLTGEIPITLSSLSRLTELLQIALNISHNRLSGTIPNDLGKFQLLESLYLNENQLVGDVPGSYHCHPVIPFPTPNKNWMKESSSRAELLAIISGAIGLLSLFFIVGICWAMMRRQPAFIPQDAVIGRRAYGTVYKAFMADGEDVGF; via the exons ATGGGGCAGGCAACAGTTGAAGCCTCAATATGGGAACATTTGCAAATAGGGCCAGGTCCTAAACAATCTAGGAAAATTTGCT TGTCGCAGTCTGGACAATTTCCAGCACATTTGTGCTCACTTAACACTCTTAAGCTGCTTTATTTCTGCGAGAACTACATATTCGGAGAAGTCTCTAGGGAGATAGGAAATTGGACTTCACTCGAAGAGCTTGTCATCTATAGCAATAATCTCACAGGCACAATTCCTGCATCAATCC GTACAATTCCTCTAGAGTTTCAAAACCTAACAAATCTAGAGGAGTTGCAGCTTTTCAGCAATTATCTTGAGGGTCATATTCCTTTCCTCATTGGGTATAATAGTAACCTCTCTGTCCTTGACTTATCTGACAACAATATTGTTGTTAACATACCTTCATACCTATGCAAGTATGAGAAACTGATGTTTTTGAGCCTTGGATCAAATAGGTTGTCTGGAAACATCCCTTTTAGTCTGAAAACTTGCAAGTCTCTTAAACAGCTAATGCTAGGTGGTAACCTGCGTATTCGAAGTCTCCCTGTTGATTTATATCAACTTCAGAATCTTTCTTCTCTTGATATAAATCAAAATCGATTCTCCGGGTCTCTACCCCCTGGTGTAGGCAAGCTCGGGAATTTGAAGAGGTTGCACTTGTCAGATAACTATTTTACTAGGAAAATTCCTCCTGAGATAGGAAACCTGACACAGCTTGTTGCATTCAACATTTCTTCCAATTGGCTCTCAGGAGATATCCCTCGTGACTTGGGAAATTGCATGGGACTTCAGAGGCTTGATCTTAGTCGGAACCAATTCACAGGCTCTGTTCCAGAAGAAATTGGCAAGCTAGTGAACGTAGAAATCCAGAAGCTTTCAGACAACAGATTGACCGGAGAAATTCCAATTACCTTAAGCAGTCTAAGCAGACTGACAGAGCT TCTTCAGATTGCTCTCAACATTAGCCATAATCGTCTTTCTGGTACAATTCCCAATGATTTAGGGAAATTTCAGCTGTTAGAATCACTCTACTTGAATGAGAACCAACTTGTTGGTGACGTTCCTG GTTCGTACCATTGTCATCCAGTGATCCCATTTCCTACTCCTAACAAAAACTGGATGAAGGAGAGTTCATCCAGAGCGGAACTATTGGCCATTATTTCTGGTGCTATTGGGTTACTTTCTCTGTTTTTCATAGTGGGAATTTGCTGGGCTATGATGCGTCGTCAACCTGCTTTTATTCCTC AAGATGCAGTTATAGGAAGGCGAGCCTATGGCACAGTGTACAAGGCTTTTATGGCCGATGGTGAAGATGTTGGGTTCTGA